A single region of the bacterium genome encodes:
- a CDS encoding response regulator transcription factor, whose product MNAAANTRGLKAVPTVLVVDDEPQIVELLRTYLEREGFGVTVAADGDAALKEHDRVRPDIVILDLMLPKLDGREVCRRIREHARTPIIMLTARDEESDKLLGLELGADDYITKPFSPREVVARVRAVLRRGSHETPEVLRLGEMIIDLRGHQVTLAGRPIDLTPTEFRMLETLASHPNQVFTRMQLIDRVHGHAFEGYERTVDAHIKNLRSKIEHDPRNPRFILTVYGVGYKFQRPEDDRRQQAAHA is encoded by the coding sequence ATGAACGCCGCCGCCAATACGAGGGGACTGAAGGCCGTGCCGACCGTGCTGGTCGTCGATGACGAGCCGCAGATCGTCGAGCTGCTCCGCACCTATTTGGAGCGGGAAGGCTTTGGCGTGACCGTGGCCGCCGACGGGGACGCCGCGTTGAAGGAGCACGATCGCGTGCGCCCGGACATCGTGATCCTGGATCTGATGCTGCCGAAGCTCGACGGCCGCGAGGTCTGCCGGCGCATCCGCGAACACGCCCGCACGCCGATCATCATGCTGACGGCCCGGGACGAGGAGTCGGACAAGCTCCTCGGCCTGGAGCTGGGCGCCGACGACTACATCACCAAACCGTTCAGCCCCCGCGAGGTCGTCGCGCGCGTGCGCGCGGTGCTTCGAAGGGGCAGCCACGAGACCCCCGAGGTACTCCGGCTCGGGGAGATGATCATCGATCTGCGCGGCCATCAGGTCACTCTGGCCGGGCGGCCGATCGACCTCACGCCCACCGAGTTCCGGATGCTCGAGACGCTGGCGAGCCATCCGAACCAGGTGTTCACGCGCATGCAGTTGATCGACCGCGTCCACGGCCACGCCTTCGAGGGCTACGAGCGCACGGTGGACGCGCACATCAAAAACCTTCGGAGCAAGATCGAACATGACCCCCGCAACCCACGCTTTATCCTTACCGTGTACGGGGTCGGCTACAAGTTCCAGCGTCCGGAGGACGATCGGCGGCAGCAGGCCGCCCATGCGTAG
- a CDS encoding SHOCT domain-containing protein, with protein MRNRRFAALVAVAGVVALVGVLGGGALPGVSTTAALAQQVSQLHAQGAPAPGTPGNPGTPGYGPGTPGYGPRFGPGRMMYSGRRGFARRPRVGAAVFALGALLRFLLLIALLVIAWKVITLRSLWGRPDGALQVLRERFARGEINEEEYRKRLVALS; from the coding sequence ATGCGAAACCGGCGGTTCGCGGCCCTCGTGGCTGTGGCAGGCGTTGTGGCGCTCGTCGGCGTACTTGGCGGCGGGGCCCTGCCGGGCGTTTCGACCACCGCGGCATTGGCCCAGCAGGTTTCCCAGTTACACGCCCAGGGCGCCCCGGCGCCCGGGACGCCTGGAAACCCGGGGACTCCAGGGTACGGTCCCGGCACTCCCGGGTACGGGCCCCGGTTCGGTCCCGGGCGGATGATGTATAGTGGCCGGCGCGGCTTTGCCCGGCGCCCCCGGGTCGGCGCGGCGGTGTTTGCGCTCGGCGCGCTTCTTAGGTTTCTGCTCCTGATCGCGCTCCTCGTGATCGCCTGGAAGGTCATCACGCTGCGCTCCCTCTGGGGCCGCCCGGACGGCGCCCTGCAGGTCCTGCGCGAGCGATTTGCGCGCGGCGAGATCAACGAGGAAGAATACCGGAAGCGGCTGGTGGCCCTGTCATGA